AACACCACCATCATGTCTACCGAGGAGACTTCAGGAACTGTAAAAGTACAAGATGCCTCTGGTAATAAATTCTCGGCCCAAAAGGTGATCATATGCAACGGCAACGACTTTAAGAGTTTGTACCCTCAGATTTACAATGACAGCGATCTGGTGGTTTCAAAACTGCAAATGCTTCAAACCAGGCCCCAGCCGGCAAATTATAAACTGAATGGATCAGTACTTACGGGGTGGACCATCAGAAGGTATGAGGCTTTCGAGGAATGTCCGTCTTACACGGAGGTCAAGCAAAAGGAAGACCCTGATACATTCCAAAAAAAATTTGGTGTCCATATTCTCTTCAAGCAGGCCATTGATGGATCCGTAATCCTGGGCGACTCACATGAATATGCCGACGCTGCAAAAGTGGATGATCTTGGCTTCGATATCAATTCTGCTATTGATGATTTCATGATCTCGGAAGCAAAAAAAATAGTTGATCTGCCGACCTATGAAATTAAAAACCGCTGGTTGGGCTTTTACTCCCAATGTAAAAATGGAGACATCTTTCAGCATAATGTATCTCCCAATGTACATATAGTGACAGGTATAGGAGGCAAAGGCATGACCGGCAGCGCGGGCTTCTCAAAGGAAAATTTACTACGACTGTTAAATATTTAATAAATGACAAATATCGAATTAGTGGTGCTGGATATGGCAGGCACTACCTTAAACGAGAATAATATTGTATACAAAACCTTGCATAAGGTTATCAACCAACACGGTTACTCTGTAAGTCTGAAAGATGTACTTGAGCTGGGGGCAGGAAAGGAGAAATTTCAGGCTATAAAGGATATCGCTCAGGCCTTTCCCTCCGATAAAGGGGAGGCTTATGAAGTTATTTTTGAAGAATTTAAGGAAAGGCTGGACGAGGAATATGAAAAATTAGATGTACAGCCTACAGAAGGAACCAATGAGTTTTTACAATTCCTGAAGGCCAATCACATAAAAGTAGCCCTTAATACCGGTTATAGCCGCAGGGTTGCTCAGCTTTTGATAGACAAACTTAACTGGCAGTTAGATGAGCACTACGATGCCCTGATTACCGCCGATGACGTAGTAAGGGGACGGCCTCATGCTGATATGATCTTTAAAGCTATGCAACTTCTGGACATTCGAGATCCTAAGAAGGTACTAAAAGCAGGAGACTCTGCAATTGATATAGAGGAGGGTATAAATGCAAAATGCGGCATTACCGTCGGGGTTACATCAGGAGCGCAAACCAGAGAGCAGTTACTTAAGGCCAACCCAACCTATATTCTGGATAAGGTGGCTGACATTAAAGGACTTTTAGATAACCCCGGTATTAATTCCAAATCCACCTAAATCTTAAGAAATCATGAAAAAACCCGTATATACTTGTTTTCTTGATAACAATATGTGCCTGGAATATGATAAATATCCCGACTCGGTTGTAGTGGTTACCGGAAACCGATAACCTCAAAACAACCTGGCCGGGTTTGATGAACTAGTTTTTGTGTTTGATTTTTCTTTTTGTAAAAGCTGTCAGTTATTGGCAGCTTTTACTGTTTCTGGTCAGCCACTATTAACGTTGATTTACTAAGCTGTTCGTTGCTGCTCAGTGCTTCTTCAATGAGTTTTATTTTCTGATGGGCAATTTCACTGGCATCTGCACCTAAAAACAAGTGGACTGCCGGATCAGCCTGTTCACTCACCGTGATCAGCGCTTCAGCCGCCTTCTCAGGATCATTTGACTGATTTCCATCGATCTGGTTTAAATGTGCCTTTTCCGATTCTCTGGCTGATTTGTAATCATCAATGGGACTGGCAGATGTTTTGATCGAACCCTTAGATAAAAAATTTGTCCGGAAATAACCTGGATAAACCACCGTGGCATGTACATTGAACCCCTTCATCTCTTCTGCCAGCGCTTCTGAGAACCCTGCCATGGCGAATTTTGTAGAACAGTAAATGCCAAAGCCAGGAAAACCACCTGAGTAACCTCCAATAGAAGAGATGTTGAAAATGTGACCTGATTTCTGATGACGCATGTGCGGTGCAACATGACGGATAACGTTGAGCGGGCCAAATACATTTACATTAAAATTATCCCTGACTTCTTCATCACTTAGTTCCTCCAGGGTGCCGACCAGGCCAAAGCCTGCATTATTGACGACCACATCAATACTTCCGAAGTGATCAACGGTTTTGGCAACGGCCTCTTTCACATTGTTGTCGCTCGTGACGTCCATGGCAAGCGGAAGGAACTCTTCTGACACGGGGCCTGCCTCATGTATCAATGATTCAACAGACCGGCTGGTTGCAGCCACACGATAACCATTTGCCAAAAGCTTTTTTACCAGTGCCAGCCCCAGGCCTTTTGATGCCCCGGTAACAAACCATACTTTCTTTGTGCTCATAATTTTTTGTTTTTAATTATGATACAAAGATCCGCTTGCTGCTTTAAAGCTTAATTATAATAAGCAAACCCGGACTTATCAAAATCAAACATTTCTAAAACGGGTAGGGGTTATCTCCGTGTGCTGCTTGAAAAACTTATTGAAGTGAGTCACTTCGTTAAAGCCTAAGGCATAAGCAATTTCGGAGATATTCCAGGTACTGTGCCTTAGCAAGATCTTTGATTCCTGAAGAATACGCTCCGAGATAATCTCGGAGGTGGATTTCTCAATAGTCTTTTTTAATGCCCTGTTCAAATGGTTTACATGTATTGCCAGTTGATCTGCGAAAGCAGATGGGGAGCGGAGGCTCAGCCGTTGGCGGGTGTCATCAATAGGAAACTGTCGTTCCAGCAGTTCAAGGAAAATGCTGGTGATCCTTTGCGAGGCGTTGCCCTCTTGCTTCTCAAAGTTTGATGAGGGCTGCATTTTCATGGCAATATGCAGTAGTTCGAAAACGAGTGTACGCAATATATCATATTTATGTGTGTATCCGGAATTGATCTCATCAAACATCCGCTCATAAATAGCGCTGATTTCATCAGCCTGCTTATCGGTCAGTTCGAATATTGGTGTTCCGGTAGGTTGGAAAATTTCGTATTGACGTAAATTTCCAAATTGATGAAAAAAGGATTCGGTAAATACGCAGAAATATCCGCTTTGGATTTTATCGATCTCCTCCCAGTTGTATGGTACCTGAGGACTGGCAAATAACAATGCCTTTTTCTTTATTTCAATTACCTTGTCAGCATAATGGACTTTATTATTTCCCACAATGAGGCTTATTTTGAAATAATCCCGCCTGCTGTACGGAACGGGCCTGGCTTCCTTTCCTATAAAAGGCGCCAGCTTAAATACGTTGAAATGACCAATTTCGGTATGTATGCTGTCGGGTACCCAATTGAGTTTTTCCCTGTAAAAGTCTTCAATGCTCTCCACTGGCTTCATCGTGTAAAGTTATAAAAATCAAACCTATAATGTAAAGGCGTGACTCAATTTAAGGAAGCTGAAGCAGGCTGATCAGGCTTTGATCATAGAGAACACATACAACATTTCCGTAGCAATCTGTTTGTTCCGGTGTGCATATACCGTTGCCTCTTCCGAGGTGCCGTCAGCATGTTTTGGATCTTCATAAATCACCGAAACCCGTGACTCAGCCTCTGCAATGTGAGGGCATTTCTCTTCTGCATCAGAGCAGGTCATAACTGCGGTAAATGCTGCTCGGCAATTGATAGGGTCGTTGTAGATCTTTGAAAAGCAGGGAATGGCCTCTGCCTCGTACGAGTAAAAGAAAAAATAAACAGGAACAGCCCGGTCTTCTTTCCGGGTGATGAGAAACCCGCAGTCTTCCAATGCCTTAATTGCGTTTTGGTGAAACTCCGATGGCTCCGTGCCGCCGGAATACGCCCTGACCATAGGTACTCCTTTAATCCAAGCGATAGTCTCAGCCCATACCTGGCAAAGCTGGCTCCGTCGGGAATTGTGCGTACAAATAAAGTTGAGGTTAACAGCCTGATGCTTATCCACTTTTTCCTGTATGGTATTAATCAGCGGTTGCAATTCGCTCTTCCTATGCTCTGTTATGGATGAAATATCCAATTGACCTAAAAACTCAGATATTGCAGGGATCAGCTTTCTCATATCACATTTGGAAGCATCCCCGAAATGCCGTCGCTCTTAGGTTTAACTGTCTTTTTTCTGAAGGTTGACCGCCACGAACGATCTCTTGGACTTTTCTTTGATGGGGATTTCATGGTTACCTATTGAAATATTACAATTATAAGTCTAATTTTTTTAACAACAATTATGGTCTGCTGCTAAAGTGTATTGAGAGAACAGGTTGTTAAACAGGCTCTTAACCTCCTCCCAACGTGCAGGGTTAATACAGTAACTTACTGAAACACCCTCAATAGTACCCTGTAGAATACCAATGGCCTTTAGTTCTTTTAAGTGCTGACTGATAGTGGGCTGGGCAAGCCCTAATTCCCAGACGAGGTTCCCGTTTATACATGTGTTTGCCTTAAGCAAATATTGAATAATGGCTACACGAGCCGGGTGGGCGAAAGCTTTGGCAACCAGGGCGATGTCATTTTGTTCTGAGGTAAAAAGCTCTGTTTTAGTAATTCCCATTGATTTATCCTTATATTGCAATATTACGATTAAACAATTGGAATGAAGAAATTACAGGAGAAATTTTAATAAACTATCCCGGGTTTTTAGTCATGTGAATTGAATCAAGGCTTTTCATGCTTCCTAAAGCCTGATCGTACAGTAGCCGGTAATGTTGTAAGCGGAACCAAAACCCCCTTAAAGGCTTCATCAGCGCCTACATAGAATAGCCTCCCGTGTTTGCCAATAAATCAATTAAAATCTAGTTTAATTGCATTACGTTAGGTGCCGGTTTGGTTGTTCGGTCTGGGTCAATAAACATTCCGGGCAGGGCCGAAGCTGCGGTGATTATGAAGAACAAAAGAGACAGGGCTATGGCATTGGCTTCATTAAAAAAGAAATACCCGGATGCATAGAAAAAGACCATTTCGCGCATGCCGAGTCCTCCGATAGTTACAGGAATAATAGTGGCTATGGAAGAAATAAAGAAGATGCCGATATAGTGCAGATAGTTAGTGTCTATACCCAGGCTCAGCATCAGCAGGAAGACACTCAAAGCCTGGGTTAATTGTACACCCAATGACAATAAGTTAGCCTTCAGGAAGCGTCTTTTATACTTTCTGAAACCCATGGCAACAACAAGGTAAAACACCGGATAAAAAAAGCCCGTGCTTATCCCAAGGCCGAATTTCGTTAAAAAATCGGCCTCGTAGATTTGTAAAATGATGATGGCTGTAAGCATAAGGATGGCAGCCAGGCCACAAAGCCGGTCCAGCAGTATGGCTTCAAAGAGTCTTCGGGTTCTTCTGTTGAATTTACTTTTCAATACCACAATCTTGTAAGCATCACCACCTATTCCGCCAGGTAGTATCAAATTATAAAACATGCCTTTGTAATATAAGCGGATATGGAACCCGAAGGTATCCTGAACGCCGATCCGTTCCAAAAGGTACTTTAACCGGGTAGTGCTTATGCCTTGAGATAAATTATAAGCCAATAAGGCGCCTGCCAGCCATAATGGGTTGGCCTTAAGGATAAGTGCCAGTGTATCATGGGTGTCTATTTTGCTGAAAACTATGGCTATAGCTGTGGCGCTAACTACAATTTTAACCAACAGCCTGAGGTATCCGGGTATTTTTACTTTCCACGATAAAGATGTCTTTGATGTTGTATGTTTTTTTGCTTTGGGATTCATAGTATATCCTCATCATCAATTCTGCAATAAGACCAAAAGTTATAAATTGAATACCTGCCAGCAGTAATACCACTCCGAGTATTAATAAAGGCCGGCCCCAGATATCTTCTCCAAGAATTTTAAGGAACAGAAGGTATAAGTTGATAACGCCACCGGCTATCAGCGCCACGATGCCTAGCGGTCCGAATAAATGAATAGGCCTTCTGAAATATTTTTGATAAAACAAGATCAGAATGAGGTCGCTGATGACTTTGAAAGTTCTGCCCAGGCCGTACTTTGATTCACCGTAAATTCTGGGATGGTGCTTTACATCCATTTGTGTTATCCGGGCACCCTTCAGTTTGGCAAGAATAGGGATAAACCGATGCAGCTCACCGTATAGATCAAGGTTTTTAGCTACCTCTCTGCGAAACACCTTCAAAGTGCATCCATAATCACTGATATGGACACCGCTAAGCTTTCTGATCAGGGCGTTGGCCATCTTACTGGGGATTTTTCTCAGCAGCATCCCGTCTTTCCTGTTTTTTCTATTGCCTGCTACTACATCCCATTTTCCGGTAATAAGCTCATTAAGCATCATCGGGATATCTTCAGGATCATTTTGAAGGTCACCATCTAAAGTAACGATATAGTCTCCTGCGGAGCAATCAATGCCAGCCGCAATGGCAGTAGTCTGGCCGTAATTTTTGTTTAATATAACCAGCTTCACATGGTCGTCAGCGCAATCCTTAATATGCTTTACAGTGTTATCCGTCGACCCGTCGTCTACAAAAATAATCTCGTATTCCATACCCGTGAGTGCATCCGTTATCTGCCTTAGCAGAGGTGCTACGTTGTGCTCTTCATTGAGTAAGGTTATAACCAGCGAGAGTTTCATATCGGGCTTATTTCCAACATAAATTTCGTTTTCAGTGAAATCAGAAGCTATTGTAAACGGTTATATTATCGTTAATATAAATGCAGTTGCTTAATTTATATTTAATGAGCGAGAGCCACGGGCAGGATTTTATCCTTTTAAGATCTGTTTCAACTGTGCCATCATATTTATGCAGGGTCTTTACAATTATCTTTTTACAATAACTTCATACTGAGGAAAAATAAGGCCTCCCATTAATTCATAATATTACGGTCTAAGTGTGCAATCGTATGACAAACAAGTTTGTTATTATCCTCGGCCTCGCTGCTTTTATATTTTTTGCCAATATATGGGGTACCTCCATCTACATACTTGATGAGGCAAAAAATGCAGGATGTGCCCGCGAAATGTTTGAGCGTAGTGATCTGGTAGTACCAACTTTCAATGGGAAACTACGCACGGATAAACCTCCGTTGCACTATTATTTCATGATCATGGCGTACTATATACAGGGAGAGGCATCTCCATTTAGCGCCAGGTTTTTTTCATCCCTAATGGGGGTACTCACAGTAATTACCGTATTTCTCTTCTCGCGCAAAGCACTCAGCGAAAATGCAGCTTTCTATGCGGGTTTGGTTCTCCTGGCATCCTTGCAGGTGGCAGTTCAATTTCACCTTGCCGTACCTGACCCATATCTTATATTCTTTACGGTGCTGGGTTCATTTTTATTTTATCAGTACCATGAGAGTAAAAAGCCTTATCAGCTCTATCTTGGCTATGCCTGCTTTGGGCTGGCTTTTCTCGCCAAAGGGCCGGTAGCACTGGTTTTGCCGGCACTGGGTATTCTGCTGGCACTTTACTTTGGTAAGAGTTTAACATGGAGGAACATTATAAGCTGGAAGCCATTTCAGGGTGCATTGGTGATACTGCTGATTATTTTTCCCTGGTACTATGCCATATTCCAGGCAACTGATGGTGTATGGGTAGAAGAATTTTTCTTTAAACATAACATTGGCCGGTATACATCAACTATGGAAGGGCACGGTGGTTTCCCTTTGGCAGCCCCTGTAATTGCCATAGCTGCACTTTTGCCATTTAGCGTCTTTATATTTCAGGCTGTCGCTCTTGCCTGGCGCAGCCGTGAGCACAACTTTTTTCTTACACTTTCTTTGGGTATGAGCATTGCAGTACTATCATTCTTTTCATTTTCACGCACTATATTGCCCAGCTATATTTCTCCGGCTTTACCCTTCATGGCTGTATTACTGGGTTATTATTTGTCTTTAGCTACGGACAGGAAAATACCAGCCCATAAAAGATTGCTGCCGGGCATATATATTTTACTGGTGATAGCCATAGCAATGCCGGTCGCAGCTTATTTTGGTATAGATCAGGACGGGTCGATTTCACAACTGGCTCCTCTTGCTTTTTACCTGATTGTTGTCCCTATAGGTGTCATCATAGCCCTTATTTTAGTCTTGAGGTCGAAATTCAAGATGATGTATTACACCCTCGCGGGTACATTTATGCTGACTTTCTTACTATTCATTTATATAATCTACCCGCGTATGGATGAGAGCAACCCGGTCTATAAAAGCCATAAGCTGCTGAAAGGCCACCCGGTATACTACCTGGAGCGCATGAATGCCTCGTTTGTTTTTTACCACGATCAGGAAATACCGAAAATCGAGTCCCTCGACATGCTAAACGAACTGATAGAGAACAGGGAAGACCTGATGATTATCAGCCGTCGCGATAAAGCAGAGCCTCTGTTTCAGGATATAAGACTTGAGCTGGTGTTTGAGCAGAAGGATCTCTTCGAGAACCACACCACATTGATCTTTGGTATCAGGAACTAGATGTTACCGGTATACCCGTTTTACTTTTACTGATCGTAATATTGATCCTGATCCGGGCATTAGTCCATGCGGGCAGATGGATATGGTTCAGTACAAACCAGCACATGTAAGATGAGAAGGCTCCTAAAATAGCACCGAAAGCCACGTCTATGTAGAAATGCTGTAGCAGGTACATACGTGAGTAACCGACCAGCATAGCGTAGACGAGAAAAATAAATTGCAGGTATTTATGGCGCGGGCAAAGCAATATGAGCAATACGGCCATAGCGAAAGCAGTAGTAGTGTGGCCCGAGGGAAATGACATTTGGCCATGTACATGTACGCCTGGTACAAAGTGAAGGGCTACGTCATCAGGAAAGAAATTTTTTGGTCTGGACAAGTCAGAAAAAAAGCCTCTTTTTAAGATCAGAATAGAAAGGGCATGCACAATACCAATGCCTGCTGAAAGCAAGGCCTGGCGAAAGCTAACAAAAAGCAACAGCACTGTTGAGATAGCAAATACCACCCCGTCACCGGCATAGGTGACAATACGGAAGAAATTGTCCAGAAGAGTACTGTGGTTTTGATTAATTACAAGAGTAATGGCACCTTTTTCGAATACCATAAGCGGCAGTAGCATTAACATTACAGCAGTTTGTGTCAGAAGGTAGTTATTACTCTGGTTTTTCATCCCGTAAGAATTTATCTCCAAGGTACTTACCTAATGAAAACTACACATGAAGCAATATTAAAGGCATCGTAAAGAAAGGAGATAAAAACGTGTTGGGGCGGATAACAATTTTAACATATCCAAAACATAATAAAGAGAAACATAACGTTCGTTTAAATTTGAACTAACTTCTGTGTAAGAGCTCAGGGGAAAGAAGGCTGGACTTGTGAAATTTGAGTGCGCACCTTTGATTTCAAACCCAGTAGCCTCGTCTGTAAAGGAGGTAAAAATGCCTGTGTAACCTGAAAAGATCATGTTTTGTTAGTCATTACCTTTTCTATCCGTTTATCACAAACCAAATGGTCGCATGACTTTGATTTTAGCAGGCCATAAAAAAAGGTAAGTGGAGTATTATTTATAAAGAGGTCATCAAAAAACTGCTAGATACATATTGTAGCACTTATTCTATATTTATTACATGCTATTAAGCGTATAATTTTTTTAAAAAAAATTAATTTTGCCCTCAATTTTCATAAAATGTCGAAATGGGCTTGCCTACAATGATATAAATTCAACTATTTAACCATAGCAAAGAATGACAGCACGAGTATGCACTTACTTTAGTATTATATGTTTGCTCTTTTTATTAATTGGCCACAATGGTTTGACGCAGTCAGAGAAATTTCAGGTTAATATACCTCCGCCGCCTGATGTTGCTGCCCTGGGAAAATATGGGGAAATACCCGTGGGTACCTATACAGGCATACCGAGCACCATATAGCTCGTACAGTTGGGTAGCCAATAACCCAATAATATTTACTGACCCTACAGGAATGGAGATTGATTGGGGGGGAATTTCAG
This region of Fulvivirga ulvae genomic DNA includes:
- a CDS encoding ArnT family glycosyltransferase — translated: MTNKFVIILGLAAFIFFANIWGTSIYILDEAKNAGCAREMFERSDLVVPTFNGKLRTDKPPLHYYFMIMAYYIQGEASPFSARFFSSLMGVLTVITVFLFSRKALSENAAFYAGLVLLASLQVAVQFHLAVPDPYLIFFTVLGSFLFYQYHESKKPYQLYLGYACFGLAFLAKGPVALVLPALGILLALYFGKSLTWRNIISWKPFQGALVILLIIFPWYYAIFQATDGVWVEEFFFKHNIGRYTSTMEGHGGFPLAAPVIAIAALLPFSVFIFQAVALAWRSREHNFFLTLSLGMSIAVLSFFSFSRTILPSYISPALPFMAVLLGYYLSLATDRKIPAHKRLLPGIYILLVIAIAMPVAAYFGIDQDGSISQLAPLAFYLIVVPIGVIIALILVLRSKFKMMYYTLAGTFMLTFLLFIYIIYPRMDESNPVYKSHKLLKGHPVYYLERMNASFVFYHDQEIPKIESLDMLNELIENREDLMIISRRDKAEPLFQDIRLELVFEQKDLFENHTTLIFGIRN
- a CDS encoding glycosyltransferase family 2 protein, with translation MKLSLVITLLNEEHNVAPLLRQITDALTGMEYEIIFVDDGSTDNTVKHIKDCADDHVKLVILNKNYGQTTAIAAGIDCSAGDYIVTLDGDLQNDPEDIPMMLNELITGKWDVVAGNRKNRKDGMLLRKIPSKMANALIRKLSGVHISDYGCTLKVFRREVAKNLDLYGELHRFIPILAKLKGARITQMDVKHHPRIYGESKYGLGRTFKVISDLILILFYQKYFRRPIHLFGPLGIVALIAGGVINLYLLFLKILGEDIWGRPLLILGVVLLLAGIQFITFGLIAELMMRIYYESQSKKTYNIKDIFIVESKNTRIPQAVG
- a CDS encoding TIGR03364 family FAD-dependent oxidoreductase; this encodes MNIKNFDLLVIGGGILGTFHAYHALNKGLKVGVIEKNTLPMGATVRNFGQVVPSGMNLKWQNYGRESLNIYKSIQSKFDISIRENGTVYIASDQEELQLIEELHQINKDNSYGSVLLTKDECLNKYAGLRSDYCIGGLFFPEEVTVEPRTMIHRLRKYMEEQLGLHFFPNTTIMSTEETSGTVKVQDASGNKFSAQKVIICNGNDFKSLYPQIYNDSDLVVSKLQMLQTRPQPANYKLNGSVLTGWTIRRYEAFEECPSYTEVKQKEDPDTFQKKFGVHILFKQAIDGSVILGDSHEYADAAKVDDLGFDINSAIDDFMISEAKKIVDLPTYEIKNRWLGFYSQCKNGDIFQHNVSPNVHIVTGIGGKGMTGSAGFSKENLLRLLNI
- a CDS encoding helix-turn-helix domain-containing protein, encoding MKPVESIEDFYREKLNWVPDSIHTEIGHFNVFKLAPFIGKEARPVPYSRRDYFKISLIVGNNKVHYADKVIEIKKKALLFASPQVPYNWEEIDKIQSGYFCVFTESFFHQFGNLRQYEIFQPTGTPIFELTDKQADEISAIYERMFDEINSGYTHKYDILRTLVFELLHIAMKMQPSSNFEKQEGNASQRITSIFLELLERQFPIDDTRQRLSLRSPSAFADQLAIHVNHLNRALKKTIEKSTSEIISERILQESKILLRHSTWNISEIAYALGFNEVTHFNKFFKQHTEITPTRFRNV
- a CDS encoding SDR family oxidoreductase, whose protein sequence is MSTKKVWFVTGASKGLGLALVKKLLANGYRVAATSRSVESLIHEAGPVSEEFLPLAMDVTSDNNVKEAVAKTVDHFGSIDVVVNNAGFGLVGTLEELSDEEVRDNFNVNVFGPLNVIRHVAPHMRHQKSGHIFNISSIGGYSGGFPGFGIYCSTKFAMAGFSEALAEEMKGFNVHATVVYPGYFRTNFLSKGSIKTSASPIDDYKSARESEKAHLNQIDGNQSNDPEKAAEALITVSEQADPAVHLFLGADASEIAHQKIKLIEEALSSNEQLSKSTLIVADQKQ
- a CDS encoding phosphonatase-like hydrolase, producing MTNIELVVLDMAGTTLNENNIVYKTLHKVINQHGYSVSLKDVLELGAGKEKFQAIKDIAQAFPSDKGEAYEVIFEEFKERLDEEYEKLDVQPTEGTNEFLQFLKANHIKVALNTGYSRRVAQLLIDKLNWQLDEHYDALITADDVVRGRPHADMIFKAMQLLDIRDPKKVLKAGDSAIDIEEGINAKCGITVGVTSGAQTREQLLKANPTYILDKVADIKGLLDNPGINSKST
- a CDS encoding phosphatase PAP2 family protein: MKNQSNNYLLTQTAVMLMLLPLMVFEKGAITLVINQNHSTLLDNFFRIVTYAGDGVVFAISTVLLLFVSFRQALLSAGIGIVHALSILILKRGFFSDLSRPKNFFPDDVALHFVPGVHVHGQMSFPSGHTTTAFAMAVLLILLCPRHKYLQFIFLVYAMLVGYSRMYLLQHFYIDVAFGAILGAFSSYMCWFVLNHIHLPAWTNARIRINITISKSKTGIPVTSSS
- a CDS encoding protein-tyrosine-phosphatase yields the protein MRKLIPAISEFLGQLDISSITEHRKSELQPLINTIQEKVDKHQAVNLNFICTHNSRRSQLCQVWAETIAWIKGVPMVRAYSGGTEPSEFHQNAIKALEDCGFLITRKEDRAVPVYFFFYSYEAEAIPCFSKIYNDPINCRAAFTAVMTCSDAEEKCPHIAEAESRVSVIYEDPKHADGTSEEATVYAHRNKQIATEMLYVFSMIKA
- a CDS encoding lysylphosphatidylglycerol synthase transmembrane domain-containing protein gives rise to the protein MVKIVVSATAIAIVFSKIDTHDTLALILKANPLWLAGALLAYNLSQGISTTRLKYLLERIGVQDTFGFHIRLYYKGMFYNLILPGGIGGDAYKIVVLKSKFNRRTRRLFEAILLDRLCGLAAILMLTAIIILQIYEADFLTKFGLGISTGFFYPVFYLVVAMGFRKYKRRFLKANLLSLGVQLTQALSVFLLMLSLGIDTNYLHYIGIFFISSIATIIPVTIGGLGMREMVFFYASGYFFFNEANAIALSLLFFIITAASALPGMFIDPDRTTKPAPNVMQLN
- a CDS encoding ArsR/SmtB family transcription factor, which codes for MGITKTELFTSEQNDIALVAKAFAHPARVAIIQYLLKANTCINGNLVWELGLAQPTISQHLKELKAIGILQGTIEGVSVSYCINPARWEEVKSLFNNLFSQYTLAADHNCC